One Jeotgalibaca porci genomic region harbors:
- a CDS encoding IS3 family transposase yields the protein MAAHRGEFSIVGMCEALGVSKSGYYNWLTTKERGLTETQQSRENLKIDITHSFHQSFGTYGAPRIKKDMEEAGYNVSEKTVGRLMAELGLYACKQKNFVITTDSDHAYPVSRNLLRQNFKVKKPNQVWVSDLTYIWTSEGWVYLSSVMDLYSRKIIGWEVTDHMRTEGPLAALEMAILFRNPGSNLIHHSDRGSQYASNKYRDKLESIKAKSSMSRCGNPYDNACMESFFATLKKEWVYRHSFRTKEEATHKINWFISSFYNSVRRHSNNEYLSPDNFEYRYQVVEKSASYPKKILYECLSHLACAL from the coding sequence ATGGCTGCCCACCGAGGTGAATTCTCAATTGTGGGGATGTGCGAAGCTTTGGGGGTATCGAAGAGCGGATATTACAATTGGCTTACCACGAAAGAGCGCGGACTGACCGAAACGCAACAGTCTCGCGAGAACCTGAAGATAGATATTACACACTCTTTCCACCAAAGTTTCGGCACCTATGGCGCTCCTCGCATTAAGAAAGATATGGAAGAAGCCGGTTATAACGTATCGGAGAAAACCGTGGGCCGTCTCATGGCGGAATTGGGATTATACGCGTGCAAGCAGAAAAACTTTGTCATCACAACAGATTCGGATCATGCCTATCCTGTATCTCGTAATCTTCTGCGCCAAAATTTTAAAGTTAAAAAACCAAACCAGGTGTGGGTATCCGATTTGACCTATATCTGGACGAGTGAGGGGTGGGTATATCTGTCCAGTGTCATGGACCTTTATTCGCGTAAAATCATAGGCTGGGAAGTGACTGATCACATGCGGACCGAAGGCCCACTGGCAGCTCTTGAAATGGCCATCTTATTCCGCAATCCTGGTAGCAATTTAATCCATCATTCGGACCGTGGAAGCCAATACGCTTCGAATAAATACCGCGACAAGTTAGAAAGTATCAAGGCAAAAAGTAGTATGAGTAGGTGCGGCAACCCCTATGACAATGCTTGTATGGAATCTTTCTTTGCGACTCTCAAGAAAGAATGGGTGTACCGGCATTCTTTCAGAACAAAAGAAGAAGCCACTCATAAAATAAACTGGTTCATTTCTTCTTTCTATAACTCAGTTCGTCGCCACTCAAACAATGAGTACCTTTCACCGGATAACTTTGAATATCGGTATCAAGTCGTCGAAAAGAGCGCTTCTTATCCTAAAAAAATTCTTTATGAATGTCTTTCGCATCTTGCCTGCGCTCTTTGA
- a CDS encoding transposase, translated as MMVGKYLDPEYKDYLCRLVVEDKRKVTELARELNISHSTLQKWVGMYKKNQSVFKPQPQNPSPKAGFKTVSDFEKEIRERDKQIAKLEEQNAILKKAMHVFTQSPD; from the coding sequence ATGATGGTTGGTAAATATCTCGATCCAGAATATAAAGATTATCTTTGTCGTCTAGTCGTTGAAGACAAGCGAAAAGTCACCGAACTTGCCCGAGAATTGAACATCTCTCACTCCACACTTCAGAAATGGGTTGGTATGTATAAGAAAAACCAATCCGTTTTTAAGCCTCAGCCTCAGAATCCATCGCCAAAGGCGGGATTTAAAACTGTGAGCGACTTTGAAAAAGAAATACGGGAACGAGATAAGCAAATTGCCAAACTAGAAGAACAGAATGCCATCCTAAAAAAAGCGATGCATGTCTTCACGCAAAGTCCGGATTAA